A genomic window from Ilyobacter polytropus DSM 2926 includes:
- the trpC gene encoding indole-3-glycerol phosphate synthase TrpC, with protein sequence MILDEIVKSKKEYLKKLSLDKNKLAEIAENMDTPPSFYEAMKKSGLSIIGEVKKASPSKGVIKEMFDHKAIAAVYDTCVDAISVLTEVEYFKGNPKYLKEVSEITKLPTLCKDFIIDEAQIYEARTLGASAVLLIVSILDDETLKNFIAIARELKMEPLVEAHSGEEVKRALKAKAKIIGINNRDLKTFNVDLNNCIELSKNIPEDVLVIGESGISKREDVKKLKDGKISGVLIGEAFMRSESINKLARELKEEFND encoded by the coding sequence AAAAAAGAATATCTAAAGAAACTATCCCTAGATAAAAATAAACTTGCTGAGATAGCAGAAAATATGGATACTCCACCGAGTTTTTATGAAGCTATGAAAAAAAGTGGGCTTTCTATAATAGGTGAGGTAAAAAAGGCTTCTCCGTCTAAGGGTGTAATAAAGGAAATGTTTGATCACAAGGCTATAGCTGCAGTATATGACACCTGTGTAGATGCAATATCTGTTCTCACAGAGGTTGAGTATTTCAAAGGAAATCCTAAATATCTGAAGGAAGTTTCAGAGATCACAAAACTTCCTACTTTATGCAAAGACTTTATAATCGACGAAGCTCAGATATATGAGGCTAGAACTCTTGGAGCCTCTGCAGTACTTCTCATTGTAAGTATTTTAGATGATGAAACCTTAAAGAACTTCATTGCTATAGCTAGAGAATTGAAAATGGAGCCCCTTGTAGAGGCCCACAGCGGTGAGGAAGTAAAAAGAGCTCTAAAGGCAAAGGCTAAAATAATTGGAATAAACAACAGAGACTTAAAGACCTTTAATGTAGATCTAAACAACTGCATAGAACTTTCTAAAAATATACCAGAAGACGTACTGGTAATAGGTGAAAGTGGTATAAGTAAAAGAGAAGATGTAAAAAAACTCAAAGATGGGAAAATAAGCGGTGTCCTTATAGGTGAAGCCTTTATGAGATCCGAAAGTATAAATAAACTGGCCCGGGAATTAAAGGAGGAATTTAATGACTGA
- a CDS encoding phosphoribosylanthranilate isomerase yields the protein MTEAKICGIKNFEDVKIVNEFKPDYIGFVFAKSKRQVSLEKAAELSKNLDGKIKKVGVFVDESPEKVAEIAKACNLDILQFHGKETPEYCRSFEKYEVWKSFTGDEKILENIKKYGDCADAFLVDSSVPGSGKKFDWNNIKGLSENYRIILAGGLNPENVAEASKKVKPQVVDVSSGVEGDNGKSREKVEKFIGEVRLHG from the coding sequence ATGACTGAGGCAAAAATATGCGGAATAAAAAATTTCGAAGATGTAAAAATAGTAAATGAATTTAAACCTGATTATATCGGGTTTGTATTTGCCAAATCCAAAAGACAGGTAAGTCTTGAAAAGGCTGCTGAACTTTCTAAAAATCTAGATGGGAAAATAAAAAAAGTAGGGGTATTTGTAGATGAAAGCCCTGAAAAAGTTGCTGAGATTGCAAAGGCCTGTAATCTTGACATATTACAGTTCCATGGAAAGGAAACACCAGAATACTGCAGAAGTTTTGAAAAATATGAGGTATGGAAAAGTTTTACTGGAGATGAAAAGATACTAGAAAATATAAAAAAATATGGTGACTGTGCAGATGCCTTTCTTGTTGATTCTAGTGTCCCTGGAAGTGGTAAGAAATTTGACTGGAATAATATAAAAGGGTTGTCAGAAAATTATAGGATAATTCTGGCAGGGGGACTAAATCCTGAAAATGTAGCCGAAGCTTCAAAAAAAGTAAAACCGCAAGTTGTGGATGTGAGCTCAGGTGTAGAGGGAGATAATGGTAAATCGAGAGAAAAAGTGGAAAAATTTATAGGGGAGGTAAGGTTACATGGATAG
- the trpB gene encoding tryptophan synthase subunit beta: protein MDRKFGDFGGQYVPETLMKPLENLEKAYLKYKNDDEFNKELNYYLKDYVGRETPLYYAASLTEKVGGAKIYLKREDLNHTGAHKINNVMGQLLLAKRMGKTKVIAETGAGQHGVATATGAALLGMECEVFMGEEDIVRQEMNVFRMRLLGATVNSVTSGTGTLKDATNEAIRQWVARIDDTFYVIGSVVGPHPYPTMVRDFQRIIGDETKKQIMEKEGRLPDAIVAAIGGGSNAMGIFYPFVNDKEVRLIGVEAAGEGEATDKHALAMLKGSKGVIHGMKTYLLQDDMGNITPAHSISAGLDYPGVGPEHAYLYDTKRAEYAPIDDKEALGGFKLLCEVEGIIPALESAHAVAHAVKVAKEMSKDEILVINLSGRGDKDINTVLEVYQKGEL, encoded by the coding sequence ATGGATAGAAAATTTGGTGATTTTGGAGGGCAGTATGTGCCGGAGACTTTGATGAAGCCTCTTGAAAATTTGGAAAAAGCGTACTTAAAATATAAAAATGACGATGAATTCAACAAAGAACTGAATTATTATCTAAAGGATTATGTAGGAAGAGAAACACCTCTATACTATGCAGCTTCTCTCACAGAGAAAGTAGGAGGAGCAAAAATATATCTAAAAAGAGAAGACCTTAATCATACAGGTGCACACAAGATAAACAACGTAATGGGTCAACTCCTTCTTGCCAAGAGAATGGGAAAAACAAAGGTCATTGCTGAAACAGGAGCAGGACAGCACGGAGTGGCCACTGCCACAGGAGCCGCACTTCTAGGAATGGAGTGTGAGGTATTTATGGGAGAGGAAGACATAGTAAGACAGGAGATGAATGTCTTCAGAATGAGGCTTTTAGGAGCTACTGTAAATTCTGTGACGTCAGGGACAGGAACTTTGAAAGATGCTACAAATGAGGCTATAAGACAGTGGGTTGCCAGAATCGATGATACATTTTATGTTATAGGTTCAGTTGTTGGTCCTCATCCTTATCCGACTATGGTAAGAGATTTCCAGAGGATAATAGGAGACGAGACAAAGAAACAGATAATGGAAAAAGAAGGTAGACTTCCTGACGCTATAGTAGCTGCTATAGGGGGAGGATCAAATGCTATGGGTATATTCTATCCTTTTGTCAACGACAAGGAGGTTAGACTCATCGGTGTAGAGGCTGCAGGGGAAGGGGAAGCCACAGATAAACATGCTCTTGCGATGCTAAAGGGAAGTAAGGGAGTTATTCATGGTATGAAGACTTATCTTTTACAAGACGATATGGGTAATATAACTCCTGCACATTCTATCTCCGCCGGTTTAGATTACCCTGGTGTAGGACCTGAACATGCTTATCTATACGATACAAAAAGAGCAGAATATGCTCCTATAGATGATAAAGAGGCCCTAGGAGGTTTCAAGCTTCTCTGTGAAGTAGAAGGAATTATCCCTGCATTGGAGAGTGCCCATGCAGTGGCTCATGCAGTAAAAGTAGCGAAAGAGATGTCAAAAGATGAGATTTTAGTAATAAACTTATCTGGACGTGGAGATAAAGATATAAATACAGTATTAGAAGTATATCAAAAGGGGGAGCTATAA
- the trpA gene encoding tryptophan synthase subunit alpha, with product MGRIENALKKGEKNLIAYLTAGDPCIEKTPELVLGMESGGAALVEIGIPYSDPLADGPVIQAASTRALSKDISIEKIFDAVEKIRKESQIPLVFLVYYNTIHNYGGEEFLKKCEETGVDGLIIPDLPMEEQKELPKNAAVSIIPLVALNSGDRIENIVKDATGFVYCISSFGVTGTRDTISNKASEIVSEIKKYTDIPVALGFGISHNKMVEDVNRYADAAIVGSAIVKVIEKTKGSAKEVEDFVASLLR from the coding sequence ATGGGTAGAATTGAAAATGCACTGAAAAAAGGAGAAAAAAATCTTATAGCGTATCTCACTGCAGGTGATCCATGTATTGAGAAAACTCCTGAGCTTGTACTAGGCATGGAGAGTGGAGGTGCAGCACTTGTAGAGATAGGTATCCCATATTCAGATCCTCTAGCAGACGGGCCTGTGATTCAGGCTGCTTCTACAAGGGCTCTGTCAAAGGATATTTCCATTGAGAAGATTTTTGATGCAGTAGAAAAAATAAGAAAAGAAAGTCAGATACCTTTGGTTTTTTTAGTCTACTATAATACAATACATAATTATGGTGGGGAAGAATTTCTTAAAAAATGTGAGGAAACAGGTGTAGACGGCCTTATTATTCCTGACCTGCCAATGGAAGAGCAAAAAGAACTTCCAAAAAATGCAGCAGTAAGTATAATTCCACTTGTGGCTCTTAATTCAGGTGATAGAATAGAAAATATTGTAAAAGATGCTACAGGATTTGTTTATTGTATTTCCTCATTTGGAGTTACAGGTACGAGAGATACCATAAGTAATAAAGCTTCTGAAATAGTTTCTGAGATTAAAAAATATACAGATATACCTGTGGCTTTAGGTTTTGGGATATCTCACAATAAAATGGTTGAAGATGTAAACAGATATGCCGATGCAGCTATAGTGGGAAGTGCTATTGTCAAGGTAATCGAAAAAACAAAAGGCAGTGCAAAAGAAGTTGAAGATTTTGTAGCTTCCCTGCTAAGATAA
- a CDS encoding thioredoxin family protein, with the protein MDLQQLKYKKFSFVYISREECSVCHALLPKIKKLSEKYNQATFQKIDLNECPEAAGEFMVFSIPALIIYSRGKELYRGARFFNLSELEIKLDRYYDSIFN; encoded by the coding sequence ATGGATCTGCAGCAATTGAAATATAAAAAATTTTCTTTTGTATATATATCACGTGAAGAATGTTCTGTATGTCACGCACTTCTTCCTAAAATCAAAAAACTTTCTGAAAAATACAATCAGGCCACTTTTCAAAAGATCGACTTAAATGAATGTCCTGAGGCGGCGGGGGAATTTATGGTATTTTCAATACCGGCTCTTATTATCTATTCTAGAGGGAAAGAACTGTATAGAGGGGCCCGTTTTTTTAATCTAAGTGAGTTAGAGATAAAGTTGGACCGCTACTATGATTCTATTTTTAATTAA
- a CDS encoding M16 family metallopeptidase: MKKIKIFIITMLLVLFTGLNAADLKVSSELEQGTLKNGMKYYIYKNKKPENKAYLALIVNSGSLQEDEDQLGMAHFIEHMAFNGTKSYPGNMLVKHLQSIGMNFGADLNAFTGFGRTIYKLHVPTDRTEEFEKSFEILKEWANDITFYPKDTIDERGVILEEWRLMQGLSQRISDAQKKAVYGESRFTERFPIGDPEIIKNANPKLLKRYYHKWYHPENIAVVAVGDFDKNHVKTLVEKYFNYESKYTFKKSLEYRIGESNGEITIFKDPEITSVTFDVLTKDRLEPIQDRESYKRAIIEEIATGILQSRFDSISKKASPTIGEGYSYLVNLGKHDTVQITGAMLKEKDIQSGIAEVITQMKKLSVYGPASWEIDGEKAELSMYMENAYKNRESKEHSEIASEIIADYLEGYIFTDIENEAEVFNEIIKEISYKDILKKAHEIYENSNKAFFLTAPQKKNLYIPSKGEIEKIIEHAKNKKLLGIEKNNQKPVLKINEFSSGKILDKKEEKDFIRYKLSNNMEVILKETDFDRDKILIKLFSKGGSSLMDEKGYIASRLALPVIISSGIGNLSPVETDIFMKGKNIQFHPYISDYSEGINIETDRDNLVTALEILNIFLTSPKIDKDIYNNFMELQKQRINNRKNSPKTLYRDKIKETVSQNHPRRKPLTLEDLDKVNEKDFIEAFRGRFSSIGDFQAVIVGSTKDMDMENLVQKYLAGIPSKDISELPKNLDVNFPKGITKESVKKGTDKKVSVNLIYPYKGKYTYENRVKYLGISKILDMILLEEIREKIGGIYTIYADTELSPLNFGENYLTISYSTDPKKADMVTEEIKNVLKNALEGNFEDRIIKSVVENYAFNYDSILKKNEFWIDYISKREEFGDNFRIFPPEKYKKTLSRQNMLKFMNSAVDLDNYIEVRLIPEKSE; encoded by the coding sequence ATGAAAAAAATAAAGATTTTTATAATTACTATGCTTTTAGTTTTATTTACTGGACTAAATGCTGCCGATCTTAAAGTATCAAGTGAACTAGAACAAGGTACTCTAAAAAATGGTATGAAGTACTATATATACAAAAACAAAAAACCTGAAAACAAGGCTTATCTTGCATTGATCGTCAATTCCGGGTCGCTTCAGGAAGATGAAGATCAGCTTGGAATGGCTCATTTTATAGAGCACATGGCTTTTAACGGAACTAAAAGCTATCCAGGAAATATGCTTGTAAAGCACCTTCAGTCTATAGGAATGAATTTTGGGGCAGATTTAAATGCCTTTACTGGTTTTGGCAGAACTATATATAAGCTTCATGTTCCAACAGACAGAACAGAGGAATTTGAAAAATCCTTTGAGATATTAAAAGAATGGGCTAATGATATTACTTTTTATCCAAAAGATACAATAGATGAGAGAGGTGTTATCCTAGAAGAGTGGAGACTGATGCAGGGACTATCCCAGAGAATTTCAGATGCACAGAAAAAAGCCGTTTACGGTGAATCTAGATTTACTGAACGGTTTCCAATAGGAGACCCTGAGATTATAAAAAATGCCAATCCAAAACTGCTTAAGAGATATTATCATAAATGGTACCACCCTGAAAATATTGCCGTAGTTGCAGTGGGAGACTTTGATAAAAATCATGTAAAAACTCTTGTTGAAAAATATTTTAACTATGAATCAAAATACACTTTTAAAAAGAGCCTTGAATATAGAATAGGTGAATCAAATGGTGAAATTACAATTTTTAAAGACCCAGAGATAACATCTGTAACCTTTGATGTGCTTACAAAAGACAGACTAGAACCGATACAAGACCGTGAGAGTTATAAAAGAGCCATTATAGAAGAAATTGCCACAGGAATTCTTCAAAGTCGGTTTGACAGTATTTCAAAAAAAGCCTCTCCTACTATAGGTGAGGGATACAGCTATCTGGTAAACCTTGGAAAACACGATACTGTGCAGATTACAGGAGCTATGCTAAAGGAAAAAGATATCCAGTCAGGAATAGCTGAAGTTATTACCCAAATGAAAAAACTATCTGTCTATGGCCCTGCTTCCTGGGAGATAGACGGAGAAAAAGCCGAACTTTCAATGTATATGGAAAACGCATATAAAAATAGAGAGAGTAAGGAACACAGCGAGATTGCCTCTGAGATAATAGCAGACTATCTAGAAGGGTATATCTTTACAGATATAGAGAATGAAGCAGAAGTCTTCAACGAGATCATAAAAGAAATATCCTATAAGGATATCCTGAAAAAGGCTCATGAAATATATGAAAATTCAAACAAAGCATTTTTTCTAACTGCACCTCAAAAGAAAAATCTGTATATACCTTCTAAGGGTGAGATAGAAAAAATAATTGAACATGCTAAAAATAAAAAACTATTAGGAATTGAAAAAAATAATCAAAAGCCTGTTTTGAAGATAAATGAGTTTTCCTCTGGGAAAATACTAGATAAGAAAGAAGAAAAAGATTTTATACGTTACAAGCTTTCAAATAATATGGAGGTAATCCTAAAAGAAACTGATTTTGACAGAGATAAAATACTTATAAAACTCTTCAGCAAGGGGGGAAGTTCCCTCATGGATGAAAAGGGATATATAGCATCAAGATTAGCTCTGCCAGTAATAATATCCTCTGGCATAGGAAACCTTTCTCCTGTGGAAACAGATATTTTTATGAAGGGGAAAAATATACAGTTTCACCCCTATATATCCGATTACTCTGAGGGAATAAATATCGAAACAGACAGAGATAACCTTGTCACTGCCTTAGAAATTTTGAATATATTTCTTACCAGTCCTAAGATTGATAAGGACATATACAATAATTTTATGGAACTTCAAAAACAACGTATAAATAACAGGAAAAATTCACCTAAGACACTATATAGAGATAAAATAAAAGAAACTGTGTCTCAGAACCACCCAAGAAGAAAGCCACTGACCTTAGAGGACTTAGATAAGGTCAATGAAAAGGATTTTATAGAGGCTTTTAGAGGCAGATTCTCTAGTATAGGGGATTTTCAGGCTGTCATTGTAGGAAGCACCAAAGATATGGATATGGAAAATCTTGTGCAAAAGTATTTAGCTGGAATTCCTTCAAAAGATATTTCAGAGCTTCCTAAAAATTTGGATGTTAATTTTCCAAAGGGAATAACAAAAGAAAGTGTAAAAAAAGGTACTGATAAAAAAGTATCTGTAAATTTGATCTATCCCTATAAAGGGAAATATACATATGAAAACAGGGTAAAATACCTAGGTATTTCAAAAATACTGGATATGATTTTATTAGAAGAGATAAGAGAAAAAATAGGAGGAATTTACACAATCTATGCTGATACAGAGTTAAGTCCCCTTAACTTTGGGGAAAATTACCTCACAATATCTTACAGCACCGACCCTAAAAAAGCTGATATGGTTACTGAGGAGATAAAAAATGTTCTTAAAAATGCTCTAGAGGGAAATTTTGAGGACAGGATAATAAAAAGTGTCGTTGAAAACTATGCCTTTAATTATGACTCCATCTTGAAAAAAAATGAGTTCTGGATTGATTATATAAGTAAGAGAGAGGAGTTTGGAGACAATTTCAGAATTTTCCCTCCTGAAAAATATAAAAAGACACTCAGCAGACAAAATATGCTGAAATTTATGAACTCTGCTGTGGATTTAGATAATTATATTGAAGTAAGACTGATACCTGAAAAATCAGAATAG
- a CDS encoding DUF3298 and DUF4163 domain-containing protein: protein MKKIIVFIFIFAVFQNMFSVETKKSNIKLENQYLMIDGKIPVFYNKGKYIGNSSNKVKGGFRALMEMIKMESNKNRLENPDNRDGKFILKSDFKKIDNESKIDSYLVKTFYFTGGSHGMILEEGYNFKNGKEIFLKDIFKGNINYKGLIKQKVEEQIIKYGGDLYYADINIPDEEYSFYFEGDSLVVFFNPYTLASYEAGIITFEIPISEISSFMKI from the coding sequence ATGAAAAAAATTATAGTTTTTATTTTTATATTCGCAGTATTTCAAAATATGTTTTCAGTAGAGACAAAAAAATCAAATATAAAACTTGAAAATCAGTATCTTATGATAGATGGTAAAATACCTGTTTTTTATAATAAAGGAAAATACATCGGTAATTCTAGCAACAAGGTAAAAGGCGGCTTTAGAGCCCTAATGGAAATGATAAAGATGGAATCAAATAAAAACCGTCTTGAAAATCCAGATAATAGAGATGGTAAATTTATTTTAAAAAGTGATTTTAAGAAGATAGATAATGAGAGCAAAATAGACAGTTATCTAGTTAAGACTTTTTATTTTACAGGTGGATCCCACGGCATGATACTAGAAGAAGGGTATAATTTTAAAAACGGAAAAGAAATTTTTCTGAAGGATATATTTAAAGGCAACATCAACTACAAGGGACTCATCAAACAAAAGGTGGAAGAACAGATAATAAAATACGGAGGGGATTTATATTATGCTGATATAAATATTCCCGATGAAGAGTATAGTTTTTATTTTGAGGGTGACTCTTTAGTTGTGTTTTTTAACCCCTATACCCTAGCATCTTACGAAGCAGGAATAATAACTTTTGAGATACCAATCTCAGAGATTTCCTCCTTCATGAAAATTTAG
- a CDS encoding O-acetylhomoserine aminocarboxypropyltransferase/cysteine synthase family protein: MAHKFETLQLHGGQQPDPTTGSRAVPIYQTTSYNFESTEHAAKLFALEEPGNIYTRIGNPTTAVLEERIALLEGGVGALAVASGTSAVTYSILNVARCGDEVVSSNNLYGGSFNLLSNTINDFGVKARFFDPVNPEEIRGLINEKTKAVFIESLGNPSGEVLDIQKIAEIAHENGLPLIVDNTFATPYLLRPLDHGADIVVYSATKFLGGHGTTIAGLIVDGGKFDWKNERFTAFNEPDPGYHGLKYADLGAAAYILKTRVKLLRDTGAALSPFNSFLILQGIETLSLRVERHVENARKIAQFLKNNDDVNWVSHPEVSDDEDQQNLVKKYLPKGACSIFTFGLKGDRERAAKFIEKLDIFSHLANVADAKSLIIHPASTTHGQLSEEALKECGIGTDTIRISVGLENIDDLIEDLQKAIEATR; encoded by the coding sequence ATGGCACACAAATTTGAAACTTTACAATTACACGGAGGACAGCAACCAGACCCGACTACTGGATCTAGAGCGGTACCTATTTACCAAACTACTTCTTATAATTTTGAGAGCACAGAACATGCTGCAAAGTTATTTGCTTTAGAGGAACCTGGAAATATATATACGAGAATAGGAAACCCAACTACAGCTGTACTAGAAGAGAGAATAGCTCTTTTAGAAGGGGGAGTAGGGGCTCTTGCAGTAGCTTCTGGAACTTCTGCCGTTACTTATTCTATACTGAATGTAGCTAGATGCGGTGATGAAGTAGTTTCTTCAAATAACCTTTACGGGGGTTCTTTCAACCTTCTTTCAAATACAATCAACGATTTCGGAGTCAAAGCCAGATTCTTTGATCCTGTGAATCCCGAGGAAATAAGAGGTTTGATAAACGAAAAAACAAAGGCCGTATTTATAGAAAGTCTTGGAAATCCAAGCGGTGAAGTGTTGGACATTCAAAAAATAGCAGAGATAGCCCATGAAAACGGTCTTCCGCTAATTGTAGATAATACCTTTGCCACTCCTTATCTTTTGAGACCTTTAGACCACGGGGCAGACATTGTAGTATACTCTGCTACAAAATTCCTAGGGGGGCACGGGACGACTATAGCAGGACTCATTGTAGACGGAGGAAAATTTGACTGGAAAAACGAAAGATTTACAGCATTTAACGAACCAGACCCAGGTTACCATGGTCTAAAGTATGCTGACCTTGGAGCGGCGGCATATATACTAAAGACGAGGGTTAAACTACTTAGGGATACAGGAGCTGCACTTTCACCTTTTAATTCTTTCCTGATTTTACAGGGGATAGAAACTCTTTCACTGAGAGTAGAAAGACATGTGGAAAATGCAAGAAAAATTGCTCAGTTCTTAAAAAATAACGATGATGTAAACTGGGTTAGTCACCCTGAAGTAAGTGATGATGAAGATCAGCAAAATCTTGTAAAAAAATATCTTCCAAAGGGAGCTTGTTCTATATTCACCTTCGGTTTAAAAGGTGACAGAGAAAGGGCGGCTAAATTTATAGAAAAACTAGATATCTTTTCTCATCTTGCAAATGTGGCCGACGCCAAGTCACTTATAATACATCCTGCTAGCACTACTCACGGACAACTAAGTGAAGAAGCACTTAAGGAATGCGGTATAGGTACAGATACGATCAGAATCTCTGTAGGACTTGAAAACATCGACGACCTTATAGAGGATCTTCAAAAGGCAATAGAAGCTACCAGATAA